Proteins found in one Gemmatimonadales bacterium genomic segment:
- a CDS encoding GxxExxY protein: MVTWVSADLEKFTGRLIGTAIAVHRGLGPGFVESVYHRAMEVELRRRGIAHVSELEVDVWYDGVVVGRHRLDMIAEGGVVLEFKAVQSLDPVHFGQLRAYLKATDRPVGLLFNFGEPRLVAKRVLLQGPSSAVRSDPPPPPTLPRFLDGLATSDPSSA; this comes from the coding sequence ATGGTGACGTGGGTTTCCGCGGACCTCGAGAAGTTCACCGGTCGGCTGATCGGGACTGCCATAGCCGTCCATCGCGGCCTGGGCCCAGGATTCGTGGAGTCTGTCTACCATCGAGCAATGGAAGTCGAGTTGCGGCGTCGTGGCATCGCCCACGTGAGCGAGCTCGAGGTCGATGTGTGGTACGACGGGGTGGTTGTCGGTCGACATCGACTCGACATGATCGCCGAGGGTGGTGTGGTGCTCGAGTTCAAGGCGGTGCAGTCGTTGGATCCCGTTCACTTTGGGCAATTGCGGGCGTACCTGAAGGCCACTGACCGTCCTGTGGGGCTCTTGTTCAACTTCGGCGAGCCGCGACTGGTCGCCAAGCGCGTCCTTCTCCAGGGTCCGTCCTCCGCGGTTCGTTCCGACCCTCCTCCACCTCCGACCCTCCCTCGTTTCCTGGACGGCCTCGCGACTTCTGACCCGTCATCCGCGTGA
- a CDS encoding type IV pilus twitching motility protein PilT, with protein MADAPAPAAVPFNFKQAIAEMVRRNGSDLLLKVGRPPTVRVNGELTGLDFPPLRPEDLKALAEQIMTPRQVKEFAEKKEADFAIGVPGVGRFRTNIYQQRGTLAFAFRAIPYEVKTIRELKLPPVLEEVSARPRGLVLVTGITGSGKSTALAAMINHVNQNRRVNVITIEDPIEFLHRDQMANISQREVGSDTLTFAAALRHVLRQDPDVILIGEIRDADTLDTALKAADTGHLVFSTLHTTDATQTINRVISFYPPHQHQEIRSLLSTALQAVICLRLVPKKDGSGRVPAAEVLINTAAVADNIRDIEKALNIPDLIAEGTISYGMQSFDQSLMKWYREGVISYESALFYSSNPSEFALRVSGVSSASDQTFGDGEKGGAGGITQGFVP; from the coding sequence ATGGCTGACGCCCCGGCTCCGGCCGCCGTACCGTTCAATTTCAAGCAGGCCATCGCCGAAATGGTCCGTCGGAACGGCTCGGACCTGCTCCTCAAGGTGGGGCGCCCCCCGACCGTGCGCGTCAACGGTGAGCTGACCGGCCTCGACTTTCCGCCCCTGCGCCCGGAGGACCTCAAGGCGCTTGCGGAACAGATCATGACGCCGCGCCAGGTCAAGGAGTTTGCCGAGAAGAAGGAGGCAGACTTTGCCATCGGCGTGCCGGGGGTCGGCCGGTTCCGGACCAACATCTACCAGCAGCGGGGCACGCTCGCCTTCGCATTCCGCGCCATCCCCTACGAGGTCAAGACGATCCGGGAGCTGAAGCTCCCCCCCGTCCTCGAGGAAGTCTCCGCGCGGCCGCGCGGGCTGGTGCTGGTCACCGGTATCACCGGGTCGGGGAAGTCCACCGCGCTCGCGGCGATGATCAATCACGTGAACCAGAACCGCCGGGTGAACGTGATCACCATCGAGGACCCGATCGAGTTCCTGCACCGGGACCAGATGGCCAACATTTCGCAGCGCGAAGTGGGCAGCGACACGCTCACGTTTGCCGCGGCGCTCCGCCATGTCCTGCGGCAGGACCCGGACGTGATCCTGATCGGCGAAATTCGCGACGCGGACACCCTGGATACCGCACTCAAGGCCGCCGACACCGGTCACCTCGTCTTTTCCACGCTCCATACGACCGACGCGACCCAGACGATCAACCGCGTCATCTCGTTCTATCCCCCGCACCAGCACCAGGAAATCCGCTCGCTCCTGTCCACCGCCCTCCAGGCGGTCATCTGCCTGCGGCTGGTGCCCAAGAAGGACGGCAGCGGCCGGGTGCCGGCGGCGGAAGTGCTCATCAACACCGCCGCGGTGGCCGACAACATCCGCGACATCGAGAAGGCGCTCAACATCCCCGACCTGATCGCCGAGGGCACCATCTCCTACGGGATGCAGTCGTTCGACCAGTCGCTGATGAAGTGGTATCGCGAAGGGGTGATCTCCTACGAGAGCGCGCTCTTCTACAGCAGCAACCCGAGCGAGTTTGCGCTCCGGGTGTCCGGCGTCAGCTCGGCGTCGGACCAGACCTTCGGTGACGGCGAGAAGGGCGGGGCCGGGGGCATCACGCAGGGCTTCGTCCCGTGA
- a CDS encoding regulatory protein RecX, which produces MNSALPRVVTAVEPDPRKPGVVRVHVDGQPYCAVPASALGRAEVRPGTALTPERLDLLGELADEEGAFRTLLRALERRSYARRDLGRRLARKGHRPAAVEAALERAAGLGLLDDAGYARNYVETRAARGRGPARLVRDLMAMGVERGHIDDAIADHWPPDVDRSAMPRSLAAKRARQLGELPREAKRRRLTAYLARRGFSGPDARKAIQEALAISS; this is translated from the coding sequence ATGAATAGCGCACTTCCGCGGGTCGTCACGGCGGTCGAGCCGGACCCGCGGAAGCCCGGTGTGGTGCGGGTGCATGTGGACGGCCAGCCCTACTGCGCCGTCCCGGCCTCCGCCCTTGGGCGGGCGGAGGTCCGCCCCGGCACGGCGCTCACCCCCGAGCGCCTGGACCTGCTGGGGGAGCTCGCCGATGAGGAGGGGGCGTTCCGGACCCTCCTCCGCGCGCTGGAACGCCGCTCCTACGCCCGGCGTGATCTGGGGCGACGGCTGGCACGCAAGGGACATCGGCCGGCTGCGGTCGAGGCCGCGCTGGAGCGGGCCGCGGGGCTCGGCCTCCTGGACGACGCCGGGTACGCGCGCAACTACGTGGAGACCCGGGCCGCCCGGGGGAGGGGCCCGGCGCGCCTGGTCCGCGACCTCATGGCCATGGGAGTCGAACGCGGGCATATCGATGACGCCATCGCCGATCACTGGCCGCCGGACGTCGATCGCTCCGCCATGCCCAGGTCGCTGGCGGCCAAGCGTGCCCGCCAGCTGGGGGAACTGCCCCGGGAGGCCAAGCGGCGCCGGCTGACGGCCTACCTGGCTCGGCGGGGATTCAGCGGGCCGGACGCCCGAAAGGCCATTCAGGAGGCGCTCGCCATCTCCTCCTGA
- a CDS encoding 2-phosphosulfolactate phosphatase: MKLDVVFAPLGLLPGQATGRTIFVIDILRASTVICAALHHGARAILPASTTEEALRLAQTIGGPEVLLCGERGGLPIQGFALGNSPLEMTADTVRGRTLVMTTTNGTPALLATQGAASVHLAAAVNLSAAAASARDALDARGELLILCAGRERSFALDDAYAAGRLLVAALGSNRKRKGMNDAALASLDLVRRYGNDWERPLRASRGGADIVGLGFDADLVDAARQDAYPVLPMYHERRITAAPPPASLL, translated from the coding sequence ATGAAGCTCGACGTCGTCTTCGCGCCGCTGGGGCTCCTGCCCGGCCAGGCGACGGGGCGGACGATCTTCGTCATCGACATCCTCCGCGCCTCCACCGTCATCTGCGCGGCGCTGCACCACGGCGCCCGCGCCATCCTCCCCGCCTCCACCACCGAGGAGGCGCTCCGGCTCGCCCAGACGATCGGGGGCCCGGAGGTGCTGCTCTGCGGGGAGCGCGGCGGACTGCCCATCCAGGGCTTCGCCCTCGGCAACAGTCCCCTTGAAATGACGGCCGATACGGTCCGTGGCCGGACGCTGGTCATGACCACGACCAACGGCACACCCGCCCTGCTCGCCACGCAGGGCGCCGCATCGGTCCACCTGGCCGCCGCGGTCAACCTGTCGGCCGCCGCCGCCAGCGCCCGGGACGCCCTCGACGCGCGGGGGGAATTGCTGATCCTCTGCGCCGGACGGGAACGGTCCTTCGCCCTGGACGACGCGTACGCCGCCGGCCGACTCCTGGTGGCGGCGCTCGGAAGCAACCGGAAGCGCAAGGGGATGAACGACGCCGCCCTCGCCAGTCTCGACCTGGTCCGCCGGTACGGCAACGACTGGGAACGCCCCCTCCGGGCCAGCCGCGGCGGGGCAGATATTGTCGGGCTTGGCTTCGACGCCGATCTCGTCGACGCCGCCAGGCAGGATGCCTACCCGGTGCTTCCGATGTACCACGAGCGACGCATCACCGCCGCGCCTCCCCCCGCGAGTCTCCTGTGA
- the accC gene encoding acetyl-CoA carboxylase biotin carboxylase subunit: MTIKKVLVANRGEIALRVIRACRELGIATVAVYSEADRESLHVRFADDDVCIGPPPGRLSYLRIPNIIAAAEITGADAIHPGYGFLAENAEFADICRASNLTFVGPTGDQIRQMGDKATARRLAKEAGVPTVPGSPGTIEDADEALAAAEEIGFPVIIKATAGGGGKGMRIALDAEQFAQSFSLAQNEALSAFGNGAVYVEKYLARPRHVEIQVMGDSHGKVVHLGERDCSVQRRHQKLIEESPSPALTEDLRARMGQAAVQLASAIGYVGAGTIEFLLDEDGSFYFMEMNTRIQVEHPVTEMVTSFDLVKEQLRVASGDPISFRGDGRYLRGHAIECRINAEDPYRNFQPSPGLITAYHPPGGPGIRVDTHVYAGYTVPPYYDSLLAKVIVHGNNRAEALTRMGQALDSFILEGVTTTIPFLSRVIRHPDFVAGTVDTKFLEREPQLLKPEA; encoded by the coding sequence GTGACGATCAAGAAGGTGCTGGTTGCCAATCGCGGCGAGATTGCCCTCCGGGTCATTCGGGCCTGCCGCGAACTGGGCATCGCGACGGTCGCGGTCTACAGCGAGGCCGACCGGGAGTCCTTGCACGTGCGGTTCGCCGACGATGACGTCTGCATCGGCCCGCCACCGGGGCGGCTCTCCTACCTGCGCATTCCCAACATCATCGCTGCCGCGGAAATCACCGGGGCGGACGCGATCCACCCGGGCTACGGCTTCCTGGCGGAAAACGCCGAGTTCGCCGACATCTGCCGCGCCTCCAACCTCACCTTCGTGGGCCCGACCGGCGACCAGATCCGCCAGATGGGCGACAAGGCGACGGCGCGCCGGCTGGCCAAGGAGGCGGGAGTGCCGACGGTGCCGGGTTCACCGGGCACCATCGAAGACGCCGACGAGGCGCTCGCGGCGGCCGAGGAGATCGGCTTCCCCGTGATCATCAAGGCCACGGCGGGCGGCGGCGGGAAGGGGATGCGGATTGCGCTCGACGCCGAGCAGTTCGCCCAGTCGTTTTCGCTGGCACAGAACGAGGCGCTCTCCGCGTTTGGGAACGGCGCCGTCTACGTCGAGAAGTACCTGGCCCGGCCGCGGCACGTCGAGATCCAGGTCATGGGCGACAGCCACGGCAAGGTGGTCCACCTCGGTGAGCGCGACTGCTCCGTGCAGCGGCGCCACCAGAAGCTGATCGAGGAGAGCCCCAGCCCGGCGTTGACGGAGGATTTGCGCGCCCGGATGGGCCAGGCGGCGGTGCAGCTGGCCTCGGCCATCGGCTACGTCGGCGCGGGCACCATCGAGTTCCTGCTCGACGAGGACGGCAGCTTCTACTTCATGGAAATGAACACGCGCATCCAGGTGGAGCATCCGGTCACGGAAATGGTGACCAGCTTCGACCTGGTCAAGGAACAGCTGCGCGTCGCCTCCGGCGACCCGATCAGCTTCCGCGGCGACGGGCGCTACCTGCGCGGGCACGCCATCGAGTGTCGTATCAACGCCGAGGACCCGTACCGCAATTTCCAGCCGAGTCCCGGGCTCATCACCGCCTATCACCCGCCGGGCGGCCCGGGGATCCGGGTGGACACGCACGTGTACGCCGGCTACACGGTTCCTCCGTACTACGATTCGCTGCTGGCCAAGGTGATCGTGCACGGCAACAACCGGGCTGAGGCGCTCACCCGGATGGGCCAGGCGCTCGACAGCTTCATCCTCGAGGGCGTCACCACGACGATCCCCTTCCTGTCGCGCGTCATTCGCCATCCTGATTTTGTGGCCGGGACCGTGGACACCAAGTTCCTCGAGCGTGAGCCGCAGCTGCTGAAACCCGAGGCATGA
- a CDS encoding YraN family protein gives MTTRRFIPTREWEDARQLRGLAGEHAALAFLTACGWSVEAHRFKLGRHDLDLVIRRGSIVAFVEVKTRRSTTFGLAAEAVGWRKQRTLSRVAELWCLRHGRPGDTYRFDLVSVTDLGNGRMEVEHLEDAWRLQRR, from the coding sequence ATGACCACCCGCCGATTCATCCCGACCAGGGAGTGGGAAGACGCCCGCCAGCTCCGGGGCCTGGCCGGTGAGCACGCCGCCCTCGCCTTCCTCACCGCCTGCGGGTGGTCGGTGGAGGCGCATCGCTTCAAGCTCGGCCGCCACGACCTGGACCTGGTCATCCGCCGGGGGTCGATCGTCGCCTTCGTCGAGGTGAAGACCCGCCGCTCCACCACCTTCGGGCTGGCCGCCGAGGCGGTGGGGTGGCGCAAGCAGCGGACGCTGAGCCGGGTGGCCGAGCTCTGGTGTCTCCGTCATGGGCGCCCCGGAGACACCTATCGCTTTGACCTTGTGTCAGTTACGGACTTGGGCAATGGCAGGATGGAGGTCGAGCATCTGGAGGACGCATGGAGGCTGCAGCGCCGGTAG
- the recA gene encoding recombinase RecA, with protein sequence MANEDKKQEKLEGERRKALNLAISQIEKQLGKGSIMRMGSESPRVQIAAIPTGAINLDAATGVGGIPRGRITEIYGPESSGKTTLCLHVAANVQKGGGVAAYVDAEHALDVEYARKLGVDIDNLLVSQPDTGEQALEIVEILVRSGAVDLIIIDSVAALVPKAEIEGEMGDSHVGLQARLMSQALRKLAGAINRSSCSVVFINQLREKIGVMFGNPETTTGGKALKFYASLRLDIRRIGPVKEREAVIGNHVRVKVVKNKVAPPFKQAEFDIMFDEGISHTSLLVDIASEANIIQKSGAWYSYGDQRIGQGRENAKLFLRDNEALMLEVEAKVKDLLGMGPSGAVVAAGAEAGEDLEDE encoded by the coding sequence ATGGCCAACGAAGACAAGAAGCAGGAAAAGCTCGAGGGTGAACGCCGCAAGGCCCTGAACCTCGCCATCTCCCAGATCGAGAAGCAGTTGGGCAAGGGGTCCATCATGCGCATGGGAAGCGAGTCGCCCAGGGTCCAGATCGCCGCCATCCCGACCGGCGCCATCAACCTCGACGCCGCCACCGGCGTGGGTGGCATTCCCCGCGGCCGCATCACCGAGATCTACGGTCCAGAGTCCTCCGGCAAGACCACCCTCTGTCTGCACGTGGCCGCCAACGTCCAGAAGGGCGGGGGGGTGGCCGCCTACGTCGACGCCGAGCATGCGCTGGACGTCGAGTACGCCCGGAAGCTCGGCGTGGACATCGACAACCTGCTCGTGTCCCAGCCGGACACCGGCGAGCAGGCGCTCGAAATCGTGGAAATCCTGGTGCGGTCGGGGGCGGTGGACCTGATCATCATCGACTCGGTGGCGGCGCTGGTGCCCAAGGCTGAAATCGAGGGCGAAATGGGCGACAGCCACGTCGGCCTCCAGGCCCGGCTCATGAGCCAGGCGCTCCGCAAGCTGGCCGGGGCCATCAACCGCTCGAGCTGCTCGGTGGTCTTCATCAACCAGCTGCGCGAGAAGATCGGCGTCATGTTCGGCAACCCCGAGACGACCACCGGCGGCAAGGCGCTGAAGTTCTATGCCTCGCTCCGGCTCGACATCCGGCGCATCGGTCCGGTCAAGGAGCGGGAGGCCGTCATCGGCAACCATGTCCGGGTCAAGGTCGTCAAGAACAAGGTCGCACCGCCCTTCAAGCAGGCCGAGTTCGACATCATGTTCGACGAGGGGATCAGCCACACCTCCCTCCTGGTCGACATTGCCTCCGAGGCCAATATCATCCAGAAGTCAGGGGCCTGGTATTCCTACGGCGACCAGCGGATCGGTCAGGGCCGGGAGAACGCGAAGCTCTTCCTCCGCGACAACGAGGCGCTGATGCTCGAGGTCGAGGCCAAGGTCAAGGATCTGCTCGGCATGGGCCCGAGTGGGGCCGTGGTCGCGGCCGGCGCAGAGGCGGGGGAGGATCTGGAGGATGAATAG
- a CDS encoding mechanosensitive ion channel family protein, protein MRALCLILSLASVASLGAQEPARPTPTPIVVPETVATSGDSAVLSVGNRNVFVFRAKLGVFSARDRAEMALDRIKRAQRVGNDSVRAIHDSVGVIVMLNDTPVFVVTPYDMPRGSDLTPEVAAAKVVTQLSDGLGAAEEALNVKALAIGAVSVAAATLLLIFLLRMLRRGRAWLLDLSSRKMPDLKVRGVEVLSPGGVRRALVWILGVLTWALGLLLTYGWITFSLTRFAYTRPWGLIFGGFLADTAGSIGLAILHSIPNLITIGLIFLATRGILALLRRLFDAVEEGRLSIVGLHPETVGATRRIVNAVVWMFAVASAYPLLPGSDSDAFRGISVLAGVLVTFGSAGLVGQAMSGLLLMYARGFKVGDFIQAGTTEGTVVELGLLSTRIKNVANEFILVPNSTMVNGSIVDYSAAGREGRSLYVRASVTIGYDTPWQRIHELLMAAGAKLEGALKTPEPFVLQRALNDFYVHYELFVPIDSEEATNLPRLRSSLHSLIQDTFWEAGQEITSPHFYALRDGNTVTIPPEFRPKEPAPSFRVDVNPS, encoded by the coding sequence ATGCGCGCCCTCTGTCTCATCCTGAGTCTGGCTTCCGTCGCCTCCCTCGGCGCGCAGGAACCCGCACGGCCAACACCAACTCCGATCGTGGTGCCCGAGACGGTCGCCACCTCCGGCGATTCCGCAGTGCTCTCGGTCGGCAACCGCAACGTGTTCGTGTTCCGGGCCAAGCTGGGTGTCTTCTCCGCCCGGGACCGTGCCGAGATGGCACTCGACCGGATCAAGCGGGCCCAACGTGTCGGCAACGACTCGGTGCGGGCCATCCATGATTCGGTCGGGGTCATCGTCATGCTCAATGACACCCCCGTGTTCGTGGTGACGCCCTACGACATGCCCCGCGGGTCGGACCTCACGCCGGAAGTTGCCGCCGCCAAAGTCGTAACGCAGCTGAGCGACGGGCTCGGAGCCGCCGAGGAGGCGCTGAACGTCAAGGCGCTCGCCATCGGGGCGGTCTCGGTGGCCGCCGCCACGCTCCTGCTGATCTTCCTGCTGCGGATGCTGCGCCGGGGACGGGCCTGGCTGCTGGACCTCTCCTCGCGCAAGATGCCGGACCTGAAGGTCCGGGGCGTCGAGGTCCTCTCACCGGGCGGCGTGCGTCGCGCGTTGGTGTGGATCCTCGGCGTGCTGACCTGGGCCCTCGGGCTGCTGCTCACCTATGGGTGGATCACCTTTTCACTCACCCGGTTCGCGTACACCCGGCCGTGGGGGCTCATCTTCGGCGGCTTCCTGGCCGACACGGCCGGCAGCATCGGGCTGGCGATCCTCCATTCGATTCCCAACCTGATCACCATCGGACTGATCTTCCTCGCGACCCGCGGGATCCTGGCGCTGCTGCGGCGCCTGTTCGACGCGGTCGAGGAGGGCCGGCTCAGCATCGTCGGGCTCCACCCGGAAACGGTGGGGGCCACGCGACGCATCGTGAACGCCGTCGTCTGGATGTTTGCCGTCGCTTCGGCGTATCCCCTGCTGCCCGGTTCGGACTCCGACGCTTTCCGGGGCATCTCGGTCCTGGCGGGCGTCCTGGTCACGTTCGGCTCGGCGGGACTGGTGGGGCAGGCGATGAGCGGGCTGCTCCTGATGTACGCCCGCGGCTTCAAGGTGGGCGACTTCATCCAGGCGGGAACCACCGAGGGCACGGTGGTGGAACTGGGGCTGTTGTCCACCCGGATCAAGAACGTCGCCAACGAATTCATCCTGGTACCCAACAGCACCATGGTGAACGGCTCGATCGTGGACTACAGCGCGGCCGGCCGCGAGGGGCGGTCACTGTACGTGCGGGCCTCAGTCACCATCGGGTACGACACGCCGTGGCAACGGATCCACGAGCTCCTCATGGCGGCGGGCGCCAAGCTTGAGGGAGCGCTGAAGACGCCGGAGCCGTTCGTGCTGCAGCGGGCCCTCAACGACTTCTACGTGCACTATGAGTTGTTCGTCCCGATCGACTCCGAGGAGGCCACCAACCTGCCGCGGTTGCGGAGCAGCCTCCACTCGCTCATCCAGGACACCTTCTGGGAGGCGGGGCAGGAGATCACCTCGCCGCACTTCTACGCGCTGCGGGACGGGAACACGGTCACGATTCCGCCGGAGTTCCGGCCCAAGGAGCCGGCGCCGTCGTTCCGGGTGGACGTCAACCCGAGCTAG
- a CDS encoding DNA translocase FtsK — protein sequence MTDDARRRLGAVTALVLGLFAGLTLLPISLTGPLGEALGGFLWAWLGIGALGVPLLGLGLGLAGFDRLPRLDMKRAAILAAGLSVVVPYVVGVLSHVTPDDLVPDVAGRAFGARMTGLAPGFLASGIYNIVGFAGALLLGFLALSALTLLTVAWHPLQRLERQPETEEEKAAAPPRRMAPLPPVEDEEDEEEAPTKGAGLRKAREPKPPKAKPLAPAPVPDVESELPPIELLQEPPRRDIDAGEAQLDRLGQVLLDTLRTFKVDGTIAGRTTGPVVTQFEIVPAPGVKVGRIAALADDLALAMHAPSIRIVAPIPGKGAVGIEVPNPTARIVSIRELIAAPEWERSRATLPVALGRDLEGRPVIADLGKMPHLLIAGATGSGKSVAINTIITSLVYRYTPHDLRMLMIDPKMVELSMYNSLPHLRHKVVTNNNEAATALKWAVWEMNRRYELLHANSARNLADFNRKVAEGKPLKNPARPKLTLTTVNDEPADTPPPPPEEEAYTEGHLPFIVLFVDELADLMMTVQGEVETPLAMLAQKARAIGIHLILATQRPSVNVITGLIKANFPSRIAFRVASKVDSRTILDQNGAEALLGNGDMLFLPPGKSEPLRLQGAFIGTEESERVMEWYVKRREARQAAAKESAEAESDILETVRALEAAAAGGGSADGGDGSERDSLFREAAEACIQNQNGSTSLLQRRLRIGYGRAARIIDQLEIAGILGPPDGSKPREVLIGFSQLDEYCS from the coding sequence GTGACCGACGACGCCCGCCGCCGCCTCGGCGCAGTCACCGCCCTTGTGCTCGGCCTCTTTGCCGGCCTCACCCTGCTCCCGATTTCTCTCACGGGGCCGCTCGGCGAGGCGCTCGGCGGGTTCCTCTGGGCGTGGCTCGGCATCGGGGCGCTCGGGGTGCCGCTGCTGGGACTGGGGCTGGGCCTGGCAGGGTTCGACCGGCTGCCGCGGCTCGACATGAAGCGGGCCGCCATTCTTGCCGCCGGATTGAGCGTGGTGGTGCCGTACGTGGTTGGCGTGCTCAGCCACGTCACGCCGGACGACCTCGTCCCCGATGTCGCCGGGCGTGCGTTTGGCGCCCGCATGACCGGCCTGGCACCGGGCTTCCTCGCCTCCGGCATCTACAACATCGTGGGATTTGCGGGGGCCCTGCTCCTCGGATTCCTGGCGCTCTCGGCGCTGACGCTGCTCACCGTCGCCTGGCATCCGCTCCAGCGGCTGGAACGCCAGCCGGAGACCGAGGAGGAGAAGGCCGCCGCGCCGCCGCGCCGGATGGCCCCGCTCCCGCCCGTCGAGGACGAGGAGGACGAGGAGGAGGCGCCCACAAAGGGGGCCGGCCTGCGGAAGGCGCGCGAGCCGAAACCGCCGAAGGCCAAGCCCCTGGCCCCGGCGCCGGTACCGGACGTCGAATCGGAGCTGCCGCCGATCGAACTCCTGCAGGAGCCGCCGCGACGGGATATCGACGCCGGCGAAGCGCAGCTCGACCGACTCGGGCAGGTGCTGCTCGACACGTTGCGGACCTTCAAGGTCGACGGCACCATCGCCGGGCGAACCACCGGCCCCGTCGTGACCCAGTTCGAAATTGTGCCGGCGCCCGGCGTCAAGGTGGGCCGCATCGCGGCGCTGGCCGACGACCTCGCCCTGGCCATGCATGCCCCGTCGATTCGCATCGTGGCGCCGATTCCGGGCAAGGGCGCCGTCGGGATCGAGGTGCCGAACCCGACGGCGCGCATCGTCTCGATCCGGGAACTCATTGCGGCGCCGGAATGGGAGCGCTCGCGCGCCACGCTGCCGGTGGCCCTCGGCCGAGACCTCGAGGGCCGCCCGGTCATTGCCGACCTCGGCAAGATGCCCCACCTCCTCATCGCCGGTGCCACCGGGTCAGGCAAGTCGGTCGCCATCAACACGATCATCACCAGCCTGGTGTACCGCTACACGCCGCACGACCTGCGCATGCTGATGATCGACCCGAAGATGGTCGAACTCTCGATGTACAACTCGCTGCCCCACCTGCGGCACAAGGTGGTGACCAACAACAACGAGGCGGCGACGGCGCTGAAGTGGGCGGTCTGGGAAATGAACCGGCGGTATGAGCTGCTGCATGCGAATAGCGCGCGCAACCTCGCCGACTTCAACCGGAAGGTGGCGGAGGGGAAGCCGCTCAAGAACCCGGCGCGGCCCAAGCTCACGCTCACGACGGTCAACGACGAGCCGGCCGACACCCCGCCGCCGCCCCCCGAGGAGGAGGCGTACACCGAGGGTCACCTGCCGTTCATCGTGCTCTTCGTGGACGAACTGGCCGACCTCATGATGACGGTGCAGGGCGAGGTGGAAACGCCGCTGGCGATGCTGGCGCAGAAGGCGCGGGCCATCGGCATCCATTTGATTCTCGCCACGCAACGCCCCTCGGTGAACGTCATCACCGGCCTCATCAAGGCGAATTTCCCGAGCCGCATCGCCTTCCGGGTGGCGTCCAAGGTGGACAGCCGCACCATCCTCGACCAGAACGGCGCCGAGGCGCTGCTGGGCAACGGCGACATGCTTTTTCTGCCGCCAGGCAAGAGCGAGCCGCTGCGGCTGCAGGGCGCGTTCATTGGCACCGAGGAGTCGGAGCGGGTCATGGAGTGGTACGTGAAGCGGCGGGAGGCGCGCCAGGCGGCGGCCAAGGAGTCCGCCGAGGCGGAGAGCGACATCCTGGAGACGGTGCGGGCGCTGGAGGCGGCGGCGGCGGGCGGGGGGAGCGCGGACGGCGGCGATGGCAGCGAGCGCGACAGCCTCTTCCGCGAGGCCGCCGAGGCGTGCATCCAGAACCAGAACGGCTCGACGTCGCTGCTGCAGCGCCGGCTCCGGATCGGCTACGGCCGGGCGGCGCGCATCATCGACCAGCTGGAGATCGCGGGCATCCTCGGTCCGCCCGACGGCTCGAAGCCGCGCGAGGTGCTGATCGGGTTCTCGCAGCTGGACGAGTACTGCTCCTAG